In Zalophus californianus isolate mZalCal1 chromosome 4, mZalCal1.pri.v2, whole genome shotgun sequence, the following proteins share a genomic window:
- the TRIB1 gene encoding tribbles homolog 1 isoform X1 has product MRVGPVRSAMSGASQPRGPALLLPAARGAPAKRLLDADDAAAVAAKCPRLSECSSPPDYLSPPGSPCSPQPPPAAPGTGGASASAPGPSRIADYLLLPLAEREHVSRALCIHTGRELRCKVFPIKHYQDKIRPYIQLPSHRNITGIVEVILGETKAYVFFEKDFGDMHSYVRSRKRLREEEAARLFKQIVSAVAHCHQSAIVLGDLKLRKFVFSTEERSQLRLESLEDTHIIKGEDDALSDKHGCPAYVSPEILNTTGTYSGKAADVWSLGVMLYTLLVGRYPFHDSDPSALFSKIRRGQFCIPDHISPKARCLIRSLLRREPSERLTAPEILLHPWFESVLQPGYVDSEIGTSDQIVPEYQEDSDISSFFC; this is encoded by the exons ATGCGGGTCGGTCCTGTGCGCTCTGCAATGAGCGGCGCCTCGCAGCCCCGCGGCCCGGCCTTGCTGCTCCCGGCCGCCCGGGGCGCCCCGGCCAAACGCCTGCTGGACGCGGACGACGCGGCGGCCGTGGCGGCCAAGTGCCCGCGCCTCTCCGAGTGCTCGAGCCCCCCGGACTACCTCAGCCCCCCCGGTTCACCCTGCAGTCCGCAgccgccgcccgccgcgccgGGGACTGGCGGCGCCTCCGCGAGCGCGCCGGGGCCCAGCCGCATCGCAGACTacctgctgctgcccctggcGGAGCGCGAGCATGTGTCCCGGGCGCTGTGCATCCACACCGGCCGGGAGCTGCGCTGCAAG GTGTTCCCCATTAAACACTACCAGGATAAAATCCGGCCTTACATCCAGCTGCCCTCACATAGGAACATCACCGGCATCGTGGAAGTGATCCTTGGGGAAACCAAGGCCTACGTCTTCTTTGAGAAGGACTTTGGGGACATGCACTCCTACGTGCGCAGCCGCAAGAGGCTGCGGGAAGAGGAGGCCGCCCGGCTCTTCAAGCAGATTGTTTCCGCCGTTGCCCACTGCCACCAGTCTGCCATCGTGCTCGGGGACCTGAAGCTTAGGAAGTTCGTCTTCTCCACGGAGGAGAG AAGCCAGCTCAGACTGGAAAGTCTAGAAGACACACACATAATCAAGGGGGAAGACGATGCTCTGTCAGACAAACATGGCTGCCCAGCCTACGTGAGCCCCGAGATTCTGAACACCACGGGGACCTACTCCGGAAAGGCGGCCGACGTTTGGAGCCTAGGGGTGATGCTCTACACCCTTTTGGTGGGCCGCTACCCCTTCCATGACTCAGACCCCAGTGCTCTCTTCTCCAAAATCCGCCGTGGACAGTTCTGCATTCCTGACCACATTTCCCCCAAAGCTAGGTGCCTCATTCGCAGCCTCCTGCGACGGGAGCCCTCCGAGAGACTCACTGCTCCTGAGATCTTACTCCATCCCTGGTTCGAGTCTGTCTTGCAACCTGGCTACGTCGACTCAGAAATAGGAACTTCAGACCAGATTGTTCCAGAGTACCAAGAGGACAGTGACATTAGTTCCTTCTTCTGCTAA
- the TRIB1 gene encoding tribbles homolog 1 isoform X2 — translation MCPGRCASTPAGSCAARNITGIVEVILGETKAYVFFEKDFGDMHSYVRSRKRLREEEAARLFKQIVSAVAHCHQSAIVLGDLKLRKFVFSTEERSQLRLESLEDTHIIKGEDDALSDKHGCPAYVSPEILNTTGTYSGKAADVWSLGVMLYTLLVGRYPFHDSDPSALFSKIRRGQFCIPDHISPKARCLIRSLLRREPSERLTAPEILLHPWFESVLQPGYVDSEIGTSDQIVPEYQEDSDISSFFC, via the exons ATGTGTCCCGGGCGCTGTGCATCCACACCGGCCGGGAGCTGCGCTGCAAG GAACATCACCGGCATCGTGGAAGTGATCCTTGGGGAAACCAAGGCCTACGTCTTCTTTGAGAAGGACTTTGGGGACATGCACTCCTACGTGCGCAGCCGCAAGAGGCTGCGGGAAGAGGAGGCCGCCCGGCTCTTCAAGCAGATTGTTTCCGCCGTTGCCCACTGCCACCAGTCTGCCATCGTGCTCGGGGACCTGAAGCTTAGGAAGTTCGTCTTCTCCACGGAGGAGAG AAGCCAGCTCAGACTGGAAAGTCTAGAAGACACACACATAATCAAGGGGGAAGACGATGCTCTGTCAGACAAACATGGCTGCCCAGCCTACGTGAGCCCCGAGATTCTGAACACCACGGGGACCTACTCCGGAAAGGCGGCCGACGTTTGGAGCCTAGGGGTGATGCTCTACACCCTTTTGGTGGGCCGCTACCCCTTCCATGACTCAGACCCCAGTGCTCTCTTCTCCAAAATCCGCCGTGGACAGTTCTGCATTCCTGACCACATTTCCCCCAAAGCTAGGTGCCTCATTCGCAGCCTCCTGCGACGGGAGCCCTCCGAGAGACTCACTGCTCCTGAGATCTTACTCCATCCCTGGTTCGAGTCTGTCTTGCAACCTGGCTACGTCGACTCAGAAATAGGAACTTCAGACCAGATTGTTCCAGAGTACCAAGAGGACAGTGACATTAGTTCCTTCTTCTGCTAA